The following proteins come from a genomic window of Trifolium pratense cultivar HEN17-A07 linkage group LG4, ARS_RC_1.1, whole genome shotgun sequence:
- the LOC123919588 gene encoding uncharacterized protein LOC123919588 isoform X1, which yields MTSTMMSGDRDNILLNISPEEVNDFLGEYTWEGKWENVIMLYYEYPEQAHRAIISDSTGTALHVAIDLDEENVVKELVNAILIHNSRQENIDERVEALEMQNERGDTPLHFAASRGFARICKFIIGRNNERIYLLSRKNEHGETPLFQAAINWRKQTFAYLAHISKERVTLQDLVREDGDSILHTAIRGEYFDLAVIIVHHYDFLSTHLNKEESTPLKVLATRPSAFKSASNLSWYKRILYHCILVEPLDAERTMKSNLRKMEANPDCDKMKFPENYTTLYDFVSIWLFAFLFGKQVSKKKQHDTEDPSNDNHRPIRSEKHWVGFFPPNYETFHQFVKSAYVHTLGLSGVELKDVKVARKKHLWSSQLLKALMKRPYAAFTGSGGRPTDREIDTDMFNVFPLWKQGGPSRFEDEQEQEQEQEQEQEQESESDVIKEEASTPNETKKEAKYEKEINKKMTPFLVAAKNGIVEMVNEILIKIPSAIHNTNSRKENVLHVAVKYRQPLIVETLRSIKHSKPELWNNLILAVDVEENTVLHLAAEALGGDKPWQIAGAALQMMWDIKWFQYIRSLVPQHFYFRSNNNGKTSREIFKKSHADLIKESSEWLKDTSESCSVVAALVAGVSFATASAVPGGTTDEGRPILEGKPAFDVFAISSLIGLCFSVTGLIMFLSILTSRKQAKDFRRDLPFKLLLGLSSLFVAIASMFVSFCTGHFFLLSHNFKSILFPIYAATCLPVTFYAVAQFPLYFDLLTAILTKVPKATDKGDSL from the exons ATGACATCAACTATGATGTCTGGTGATAGAGACAACATATTACTCAACATTTCACCTGAGGAAGTAAATGATTTTCTAGGTGAATACACATGGGAAGGTAAATGGGAAAATGTTATAATGTTATACTATGAATATCCAGAACAAGCTCACAGAGCAATAATCTCTGATTCAACTGGCACTGCATTACATGTAGCAATAGATTTAGATGAAGAAAATGTTGTTAAAGAGCTTGTGAATGCAATTTTAATTCATAATAGTCGACAAGAAAATATTGATGAAAGAGTTGAAGCATTGGAAATGCAGAACGAACGCGGTGACACGCCATTGCATTTTGCAGCATCAAGAGGTTTTGCTAGAATATGTAAGTTTATTATTGGGAGAAATAATGAGAGAATATATTTGTTGAGTCGTAAAAATGAACACGGTGAGACGCCTCTTTTTCAAGCTGCTATTAATTGGAGAAAACAAACTTTTGCTTATCTTGCTCATATTTCTAAAGAGAGAGTCACTTTGCAAGATCTTGTACGAGAAGATGGTGATAGTATTCTTCACACTGCAATCCGTGGAGAATATTTCG atTTGGCTGTGATAATAGTGCATCACTATGATTTTCTAAGCACACATTTGAACAAAGAGGAATCTACTCCTCTCAAAGTCCTTGCAACTAGACCTTCAGCCTTCAAAAGTGCTAGCAATCTTTCATGGTATAAAAGAATCCTATATCACT GCATACTTGTGGAACCACTGGATGCTGAAAGAACAATGAAGTCAAATTTGAGAAAGATGGAGGCTAATCCAGATTGTGATAAGATGAAGTTTCCAGAAAACTATACCactttatatgattttgtttctatatggttatttgcatttttatttg GAAAACAGgtttcaaaaaagaaacaacacgACACAGAAGACCCGTCAAACGATAATCATCGTCCGATTAGATCAGAGAAACATTGGGTTGGATTTTTCCCACCAAATTATGAAACATTTCATCAATTTGTCAAGTCTGCATATGTACATACTCTAGGCCTTTCAGGAGTGG agTTAAAGGATGTAAAGGTTGCAAGGAAAAAGCACTTATGGAGTAGTCAGCTGTTGAAGGCATTAATGAAAAGACCTTATGCAGCATTCACCGGAAGCGGTGGTCGACCAACTGATAGGGAAATTGACACTGACATGTTTAACGTTTTTCCCTTATGGAAACAAG GTGGACCCAGCAGGTTTGAAGAcgaacaagaacaagaacaagaacaagaacaagaacaagagcAAGAATCGGAGTCGGATGTTATAAAGGAAGAGGCATCAACTCCAAATGAAACAAAGAAGGAAGCGAAATATGAAAAGGAAATTAACAAAAAGATGACACCGTTTTTGGTTGCAGCGAAAAATGGCATAGTCGAAATGGTGAACgaaatactaataaaaatacCAAGTGCTATCCATAACACAAACTCAAGAAAAGAAAATGTATTGCATGTTGCAGTGAAGTATAGGCAACCCCTTATTGTTGAGACATTGAGAAGTATTAAGCACTCAAAACCAGAACTTTGGAATAATTTGATTCTTGCAGTGGATGTGGAAGAGAATACAGTGTTGCATTTGGCAGCAGAGGCACTTGGTGGTGATAAACCTTGGCAGATTGCTGGTGCTGCCTTGCAAATGATGTGGGATATAAAATGGTTTCAG TATATCAGAAGCCTTGTACCACAACACTTCTACTTTAGAAGCAACAACAATGGCAAAACATCGCGAgaaatcttcaagaaatcacATGCAGATCTTATAAAAGAAAGCAGTGAATGGCTAAAAGACACATCCGAATCCTGCTCTGTCGTAGCTGCTCTTGTCGCTGGTGTCTCCTTTGCGACAGCAAGTGCTGTACCCGGTGGAACAACCGATGAAGGCAGACCAATACTAGAAGGCAAACCTGCATTTGATGTCTTCGCAATTTCTTCACTCATTGGTCTTTGTTTCTCTGTAACCGGACTCATCATGTTCCTTTCTATTCTCACTTCGCGGAAACAAGCCAAAGATTTTCGTCGTGATTTGCCATTCAAACTTCTTCTTGGGTTGAGTTCTCTTTTTGTGGCCATTGCTTCTATGTTTGTTTCGTTCTGCACCGGACATTTTTTTCTGCTAAGCCATAATTTTAAGTCGATTTTGTTTCCGATTTATGCAGCCACTTGTTTGCCTGTGACATTCTATGCTGTTGCACAGTTTCCTCTGTACTTTGATCTTCTAACGGCTATTTTAACCAAGGTGCCAAAGGCAACTGATAAAGGTGACAGTTTATAA
- the LOC123919588 gene encoding uncharacterized protein LOC123919588 isoform X2: MTSTMMSGDRDNILLNISPEEVNDFLGEYTWEGKWENVIMLYYEYPEQAHRAIISDSTGTALHVAIDLDEENVVKELVNAILIHNSRQENIDERVEALEMQNERGDTPLHFAASRGFARICKFIIGRNNERIYLLSRKNEHGETPLFQAAINWRKQTFAYLAHISKERVTLQDLVREDGDSILHTAIRGEYFDLAVIIVHHYDFLSTHLNKEESTPLKVLATRPSAFKSASNLSWYKRILYHCILVEPLDAERTMKSNLRKMEANPDCDKMKFPENYTTLYDFVSIWLFAFLFGKQVSKKKQHDTEDPSNDNHRPIRSEKHWVGFFPPNYETFHQFVKSAYVHTLGLSGVELKDVKVARKKHLWSSQLLKALMKRPYAAFTGSGGRPTDREIDTDMFNVFPLWKQGGPSRFEDEQEQEQEQEQEQEQESESDVIKEEASTPNETKKEAKYEKEINKKMTPFLVAAKNGIVEMVNEILIKIPSAIHNTNSRKENVLHVAVKYRQPLIVETLRSIKHSKPELWNNLILAVDVEENTVLHLAAEALGGDKPWQIAGAALQMMWDIKWFQYIRSLVPQHFYFRSNNNGKTSREIFKKSHADLIKESSEWLKDTSESCSVVAALVAGVSFATASAVPGGTTDEGRPILEGKPAFDVFAISSLIGLCFSVTGLIMFLSILTSRKQAKDFRRDLPFKLLLGHLFACDILCCCTVSSVL; the protein is encoded by the exons ATGACATCAACTATGATGTCTGGTGATAGAGACAACATATTACTCAACATTTCACCTGAGGAAGTAAATGATTTTCTAGGTGAATACACATGGGAAGGTAAATGGGAAAATGTTATAATGTTATACTATGAATATCCAGAACAAGCTCACAGAGCAATAATCTCTGATTCAACTGGCACTGCATTACATGTAGCAATAGATTTAGATGAAGAAAATGTTGTTAAAGAGCTTGTGAATGCAATTTTAATTCATAATAGTCGACAAGAAAATATTGATGAAAGAGTTGAAGCATTGGAAATGCAGAACGAACGCGGTGACACGCCATTGCATTTTGCAGCATCAAGAGGTTTTGCTAGAATATGTAAGTTTATTATTGGGAGAAATAATGAGAGAATATATTTGTTGAGTCGTAAAAATGAACACGGTGAGACGCCTCTTTTTCAAGCTGCTATTAATTGGAGAAAACAAACTTTTGCTTATCTTGCTCATATTTCTAAAGAGAGAGTCACTTTGCAAGATCTTGTACGAGAAGATGGTGATAGTATTCTTCACACTGCAATCCGTGGAGAATATTTCG atTTGGCTGTGATAATAGTGCATCACTATGATTTTCTAAGCACACATTTGAACAAAGAGGAATCTACTCCTCTCAAAGTCCTTGCAACTAGACCTTCAGCCTTCAAAAGTGCTAGCAATCTTTCATGGTATAAAAGAATCCTATATCACT GCATACTTGTGGAACCACTGGATGCTGAAAGAACAATGAAGTCAAATTTGAGAAAGATGGAGGCTAATCCAGATTGTGATAAGATGAAGTTTCCAGAAAACTATACCactttatatgattttgtttctatatggttatttgcatttttatttg GAAAACAGgtttcaaaaaagaaacaacacgACACAGAAGACCCGTCAAACGATAATCATCGTCCGATTAGATCAGAGAAACATTGGGTTGGATTTTTCCCACCAAATTATGAAACATTTCATCAATTTGTCAAGTCTGCATATGTACATACTCTAGGCCTTTCAGGAGTGG agTTAAAGGATGTAAAGGTTGCAAGGAAAAAGCACTTATGGAGTAGTCAGCTGTTGAAGGCATTAATGAAAAGACCTTATGCAGCATTCACCGGAAGCGGTGGTCGACCAACTGATAGGGAAATTGACACTGACATGTTTAACGTTTTTCCCTTATGGAAACAAG GTGGACCCAGCAGGTTTGAAGAcgaacaagaacaagaacaagaacaagaacaagaacaagagcAAGAATCGGAGTCGGATGTTATAAAGGAAGAGGCATCAACTCCAAATGAAACAAAGAAGGAAGCGAAATATGAAAAGGAAATTAACAAAAAGATGACACCGTTTTTGGTTGCAGCGAAAAATGGCATAGTCGAAATGGTGAACgaaatactaataaaaatacCAAGTGCTATCCATAACACAAACTCAAGAAAAGAAAATGTATTGCATGTTGCAGTGAAGTATAGGCAACCCCTTATTGTTGAGACATTGAGAAGTATTAAGCACTCAAAACCAGAACTTTGGAATAATTTGATTCTTGCAGTGGATGTGGAAGAGAATACAGTGTTGCATTTGGCAGCAGAGGCACTTGGTGGTGATAAACCTTGGCAGATTGCTGGTGCTGCCTTGCAAATGATGTGGGATATAAAATGGTTTCAG TATATCAGAAGCCTTGTACCACAACACTTCTACTTTAGAAGCAACAACAATGGCAAAACATCGCGAgaaatcttcaagaaatcacATGCAGATCTTATAAAAGAAAGCAGTGAATGGCTAAAAGACACATCCGAATCCTGCTCTGTCGTAGCTGCTCTTGTCGCTGGTGTCTCCTTTGCGACAGCAAGTGCTGTACCCGGTGGAACAACCGATGAAGGCAGACCAATACTAGAAGGCAAACCTGCATTTGATGTCTTCGCAATTTCTTCACTCATTGGTCTTTGTTTCTCTGTAACCGGACTCATCATGTTCCTTTCTATTCTCACTTCGCGGAAACAAGCCAAAGATTTTCGTCGTGATTTGCCATTCAAACTTCTTCTTGG CCACTTGTTTGCCTGTGACATTCTATGCTGTTGCACAGTTTCCTCTGTACTTTGA